The proteins below come from a single Faecalibaculum rodentium genomic window:
- a CDS encoding class I SAM-dependent DNA methyltransferase, which yields MNYDILARYYDALVKDDEATRHWVHWIGSAGSTLLDCACGSGEITRQLAEKYEDVQGMDLSPAMIEAAAAKDTDHKVTWSTGDMTDLSGFGTFDVITCLCDSVNYLDEAGFVRWLDQAWTHLNPGGYLYFDMHSQDRIEEFREGYAEAGTFEDGTQVQWLIESEDNVLYQDFAFYLPDGRTLQEHHLQYIHDPEFVRQELEKRFTLESVVTDFDLPGLQPGEKYFYICRKKETA from the coding sequence ATGAACTACGACATTCTGGCCCGGTACTACGATGCGCTGGTCAAGGACGACGAAGCCACCAGGCACTGGGTGCACTGGATCGGCAGCGCCGGCAGCACCCTGCTGGACTGTGCCTGCGGTTCCGGGGAAATCACCAGACAGCTGGCAGAGAAGTATGAAGATGTCCAGGGAATGGACCTCTCGCCGGCCATGATTGAAGCCGCTGCAGCCAAGGATACGGACCACAAAGTCACCTGGTCCACCGGGGACATGACCGACCTGTCGGGATTTGGCACCTTTGATGTCATCACCTGTCTGTGCGATTCCGTGAACTACCTGGATGAAGCCGGGTTTGTCCGGTGGCTCGACCAGGCATGGACTCACCTGAATCCCGGGGGATACCTGTATTTTGACATGCACAGCCAGGACCGGATCGAAGAATTCAGGGAAGGCTATGCCGAAGCAGGGACCTTTGAGGACGGCACCCAGGTCCAGTGGCTGATTGAAAGCGAAGACAATGTGCTGTATCAGGATTTCGCGTTTTATCTTCCGGATGGCAGGACACTGCAGGAACACCACCTGCAGTACATCCATGATCCGGAGTTTGTCCGGCAGGAACTGGAGAAACGGTTCACGCTGGAAAGCGTCGTGACGGACTTCGACCTGCCGGGGCTGCAGCCGGGGGAAAAGTATTTTTACATCTGCAGGAAGAAGGAGACCGCATGA
- a CDS encoding DnaD domain-containing protein, producing the protein MNNSSNDWNSPWIDHTMWILGHLESLHLSHLEALTLLMIEYLNKAQIPVSHDILCEKLGITTAQAEQTLGDLSDKGFLDFAMENGKVRFLTQGVYDRGLSVGQPLARSLIQEFEDAFARTLSSQEMQRIIDMAAAYGEDRVLLALDEAIAYGHPDTNYIERVLASWQQKGLSTEDLRKGYRNERR; encoded by the coding sequence TTGAACAACAGCAGCAACGACTGGAACAGCCCCTGGATAGACCACACGATGTGGATCCTGGGCCACCTGGAATCTCTGCACCTGTCACATCTGGAGGCTTTGACGCTTCTGATGATCGAATATCTCAACAAGGCACAGATTCCTGTGTCTCATGACATTCTGTGCGAAAAACTGGGCATCACCACAGCCCAGGCGGAGCAGACACTGGGGGACCTGAGCGACAAGGGATTCCTGGACTTTGCGATGGAAAACGGCAAAGTCCGCTTCCTCACCCAGGGGGTCTATGACCGGGGCCTGTCGGTGGGACAGCCTCTGGCCAGAAGCCTCATCCAGGAATTCGAGGATGCCTTTGCCAGGACGCTCTCAAGCCAGGAAATGCAGCGCATCATAGACATGGCCGCGGCCTACGGCGAGGACCGGGTGCTGCTGGCACTGGATGAAGCCATTGCCTACGGACACCCCGACACCAACTACATCGAACGGGTCCTGGCTTCCTGGCAGCAGAAGGGCCTGAGCACGGAAGACCTGCGGAAAGGCTACCGCAATGAACGAAGATAA
- a CDS encoding YihY/virulence factor BrkB family protein, with translation MTIQLPPKLAGRLKPIIRRLRPAMRLFTRCTKDEVTTRAAALAYYLVFSIFPLLILFSLIIGSLHIDTATMDILLARVLPRDMIDMLKGYLDYVTRTFDMKLLMFALVFSIYFPWRFIRSLMDGIRISYRQESEESFIRRTLKQILCTLLIPLTLAASLILIILGHNVITFLVSLLPPQTLRLSDFLLTLWQYGRFLIAAAIMSIALIILYRCSIPTRVPFKTLLPGIVFSIIAWVISSIAFSFYVENFGDYSVIYGTLGAFVILLLWLYLTGLIFLAGSEINALWWLRASLRERRKELKTLARKQETQPDPQA, from the coding sequence ATGACCATCCAGCTCCCCCCGAAACTCGCCGGGCGCCTTAAGCCGATCATCCGCCGCCTGCGTCCCGCCATGCGGCTCTTCACCCGCTGCACCAAAGACGAAGTCACCACCCGTGCCGCAGCCCTCGCGTACTACCTCGTGTTCTCCATCTTCCCACTCCTGATCCTCTTCAGCCTCATCATCGGTTCCCTGCACATTGACACCGCCACCATGGATATCCTCCTCGCCCGTGTCCTGCCAAGGGACATGATCGATATGCTCAAGGGCTACCTCGACTACGTCACAAGGACCTTCGACATGAAGCTCCTCATGTTCGCCCTGGTGTTCTCCATCTATTTCCCCTGGCGCTTCATCCGCAGCCTCATGGACGGCATCCGGATCTCCTACCGGCAGGAATCCGAGGAAAGCTTCATCCGGCGGACCCTCAAGCAGATCCTCTGCACCCTGCTCATTCCCCTCACCCTGGCCGCGAGCCTGATCCTCATCATCCTGGGCCACAACGTCATCACCTTCCTCGTTTCCCTGCTTCCACCCCAGACTCTCCGGCTCTCGGATTTCCTTTTGACGCTCTGGCAATACGGCCGTTTCCTCATCGCTGCCGCCATCATGAGCATCGCCCTCATCATCCTCTACCGCTGCTCGATCCCCACCCGCGTCCCCTTCAAGACCCTGCTCCCCGGCATCGTGTTTTCCATCATTGCCTGGGTGATTTCCAGCATCGCCTTTTCCTTCTACGTCGAGAACTTCGGCGACTACAGCGTCATCTACGGCACCCTGGGAGCCTTTGTGATCCTCCTTCTGTGGCTGTACCTCACCGGTCTGATTTTCCTGGCCGGCAGCGAAATCAACGCCCTCTGGTGGCTCCGGGCTTCTCTGCGCGAACGACGGAAGGAACTTAAGACCCTCGCACGGAAACAGGAGACCCAGCCGGATCCTCAGGCATGA
- the nth gene encoding endonuclease III: protein MNEDNRQTAALPGADADQATPGSDSLVQTPSKSTRYGDEIIHEIEKIFPDAECELHHESPFQLLVAVVLSAQTTDAAVNKVTPTLFAAYPNADAMSRAEPADLEPYIQTIGLYRTKAKNIAALARELEDKYQGQVPSNRKQLEALPGVGRKTANVVRSVAFDIPSFAVDTHVDRISKRLGLARPQDSVEKVEEKLKRKISRDLWNRAHHEMIFFGRYFCTARNPRCADCPFGRICRKEKLEAWKQAEKKRLKSQRDTNG from the coding sequence ATGAACGAAGATAACCGCCAGACTGCCGCCCTGCCCGGTGCCGATGCAGATCAGGCCACACCAGGCAGCGACAGCCTGGTGCAGACACCGTCGAAATCCACGCGGTACGGAGACGAGATCATTCACGAGATCGAGAAGATCTTCCCGGATGCCGAGTGCGAGCTGCACCATGAATCGCCCTTCCAGCTCCTGGTGGCGGTGGTGCTCTCGGCGCAGACCACCGATGCGGCTGTGAACAAAGTCACACCGACGCTGTTTGCGGCGTACCCCAATGCGGATGCCATGTCCAGAGCCGAACCGGCGGACCTGGAACCGTATATCCAGACCATTGGCCTGTACCGGACAAAGGCGAAAAACATCGCGGCGCTTGCCAGGGAGCTGGAAGACAAGTACCAGGGGCAGGTGCCTTCGAACCGGAAACAGCTCGAAGCCCTGCCGGGTGTCGGCCGCAAAACCGCCAATGTGGTGCGCAGTGTGGCCTTTGACATCCCCAGCTTCGCGGTGGACACCCACGTTGACCGGATCTCCAAGCGCCTCGGCCTGGCCAGGCCCCAGGATTCCGTGGAGAAGGTCGAGGAAAAACTCAAGCGCAAGATCAGCCGGGATCTCTGGAACCGGGCGCATCACGAAATGATCTTTTTCGGGCGGTATTTCTGCACAGCGCGCAATCCCCGCTGTGCGGACTGCCCCTTTGGCAGGATATGCCGGAAGGAGAAACTGGAGGCATGGAAACAGGCAGAGAAAAAACGCCTCAAGTCGCAACGAGACACAAACGGCTGA
- a CDS encoding Fic family protein — MKKHPFADGNKRVGSLVLLLFLDLNIPVRCVDIKCKRPTIWRALL; from the coding sequence ATCAAAAAGCACCCATTTGCAGATGGCAACAAAAGAGTGGGTTCATTAGTCCTGCTGTTATTTCTGGATCTTAACATACCGGTCAGGTGTGTCGACATAAAATGCAAAAGGCCCACCATATGGCGGGCGCTCTTGTAG
- the ltrA gene encoding group II intron reverse transcriptase/maturase: MDQIRLIQPEDLSTQEIFSMENLTNACRQVRRNNGAAGVDGVKARELPACPGEYWERLREQILDRSYKPLPAKRTDTPKPDGSMRGLNVPAARDRVIQACLANYLDYRKDFEMSNSSYGFRKNRRCEQAILKGLEFMNDGYDWIVDIDLRKFFDTVDQDRLIRLIDNLFHNRDITALTRKFVRAGVMIDGKLTRTERGIPQGGPLSPILANIYLDQADKELESRGLRFTRYADDMLIYVKSEAAANRVMKSFSNYLEKKLKLEVNASKSKVARPDEVKYLGFGFKRNKREWKAIPHEKSIHEFEQKIMKLTKRNWSVSLEERIEKINQVIRGWSNYFRCAWLYKETVRKLDSKLRRRIRAIIWKQWKSIRKKEESLIKLGCPRDKAHSYACARQGCVRCAVTFLNKYIRNIHLKKKGLLTIEEYFDTVAERFMKSFVRTAQCRTARWVV, from the coding sequence ATGGACCAAATAAGACTGATACAGCCGGAAGACCTGAGCACACAGGAAATCTTCTCCATGGAGAACCTGACCAATGCGTGCAGACAGGTACGGCGAAACAATGGAGCTGCAGGGGTAGATGGAGTCAAAGCCAGAGAACTTCCTGCCTGCCCCGGAGAGTATTGGGAGCGACTGCGGGAACAGATACTGGACCGCAGTTATAAACCACTGCCAGCCAAAAGGACCGATACCCCGAAACCGGATGGGAGCATGCGGGGGCTCAATGTCCCGGCTGCCAGAGATAGAGTCATACAGGCCTGTCTGGCAAACTATCTGGATTATAGGAAGGACTTCGAGATGAGCAACAGCTCATACGGGTTCAGGAAGAACAGGAGATGTGAACAGGCGATACTGAAAGGCCTTGAGTTCATGAACGACGGGTATGACTGGATCGTCGACATCGACCTGAGGAAATTCTTCGACACGGTGGACCAGGACAGACTGATACGACTGATAGACAACCTGTTTCACAACAGAGATATAACTGCCCTGACGAGGAAATTCGTCAGGGCAGGAGTCATGATAGACGGCAAACTGACCAGGACGGAAAGGGGTATCCCACAGGGAGGACCGCTTTCACCGATACTGGCCAACATCTATCTGGACCAGGCCGACAAGGAACTGGAAAGCAGAGGGCTGAGATTCACGAGATACGCAGACGATATGCTCATCTATGTGAAGTCGGAAGCCGCCGCCAACAGAGTGATGAAGTCATTCAGCAACTATCTTGAAAAGAAGCTGAAGCTGGAAGTGAATGCTTCAAAATCGAAAGTGGCCAGACCGGATGAAGTGAAATATCTGGGGTTTGGCTTCAAAAGGAACAAAAGGGAATGGAAGGCGATACCGCATGAGAAGTCCATTCATGAGTTCGAGCAGAAGATAATGAAGCTGACAAAACGGAACTGGAGCGTATCTCTTGAGGAGAGGATTGAAAAAATCAATCAGGTCATCAGGGGATGGAGCAATTATTTCAGGTGTGCATGGCTGTATAAAGAAACGGTGCGCAAACTGGACAGCAAGCTCCGGAGAAGAATCAGGGCCATTATCTGGAAGCAGTGGAAAAGCATCAGGAAAAAAGAAGAGAGCCTCATCAAACTGGGATGTCCCAGAGACAAGGCTCACTCATATGCGTGTGCACGACAAGGATGTGTCCGTTGTGCAGTCACGTTCCTGAACAAGTATATCAGAAATATACACCTGAAGAAGAAAGGCCTCCTGACCATAGAGGAATACTTCGATACGGTGGCAGAAAGGTTCATGAAATCATTTGTACGAACCGCCCAGTGCCGAACGGCACGCTGGGTGGTGTGA
- a CDS encoding 5'-methylthioadenosine/adenosylhomocysteine nucleosidase: MIGIITAMDSEAAAIRSVMHVESTTETAGIVFWTGTIEGEDVTLALGGVGKALAAMAATLLIELCDPDYILNAGVAGGLRDTQKVTDLVISSRIIQGDYDTSPLDGPEGFGKVFDPDIRLVNHARQILDELQLPSELGEVVSQDKFVARPEDVAFIRSHWPGAACAEMEAGAIAQVAHAFRVPFLAVRALSDVTGHDDNPMEFEKFTEVAAENTARFIRTWCACL; the protein is encoded by the coding sequence ATGATTGGAATCATAACCGCCATGGACTCGGAAGCCGCGGCGATCAGAAGCGTGATGCACGTTGAAAGCACCACGGAAACCGCCGGCATCGTATTCTGGACCGGCACCATAGAGGGGGAAGACGTGACCCTGGCTCTGGGGGGTGTGGGCAAGGCCCTGGCGGCAATGGCGGCCACGCTGCTCATTGAACTCTGCGACCCGGATTATATCCTCAACGCCGGGGTCGCCGGCGGCCTGCGGGATACGCAGAAAGTCACGGATCTCGTGATCAGCAGCCGGATCATCCAGGGTGACTATGACACCTCGCCGCTGGACGGACCGGAAGGATTCGGAAAAGTCTTCGATCCCGACATCCGGCTCGTGAACCACGCCCGACAGATCCTGGACGAACTCCAGCTCCCGAGTGAACTGGGAGAAGTTGTCAGCCAGGACAAGTTCGTCGCCCGTCCCGAGGATGTGGCGTTCATCCGCTCCCACTGGCCGGGTGCCGCCTGTGCGGAAATGGAAGCCGGAGCCATTGCCCAGGTGGCCCATGCCTTCCGGGTTCCCTTCCTGGCTGTCCGCGCCCTGTCGGATGTGACGGGACATGACGACAACCCCATGGAGTTCGAGAAATTCACGGAAGTGGCAGCGGAAAACACAGCCAGGTTCATCCGGACATGGTGTGCGTGCCTGTGA
- a CDS encoding type III pantothenate kinase: protein MLMAIDVGNTNITIGFYDGDDLVATKRASTAERRTSDEIAVLLYAFMDLAQILPDQIDAVIVSSVVPKIMHSLKNAIVKYLHLEPLIVGPGIRTGISVQLDNPRSVGADRIADCAGAYHTYGGPILVVDFGTATTYDYVDADGVFRAGAISVGIESGANALWGRTAQLPEVEIRKPETILARNTATEMQAGIFFQFLGGFETTVKQYRRELKTDFRVIATGGLGRVICGATDMIDVYDPDLIFKGLKTIYDKNQD from the coding sequence ATGTTGATGGCCATTGATGTGGGGAACACGAACATCACGATCGGGTTCTATGACGGGGATGACCTGGTGGCGACAAAGCGGGCCAGCACGGCGGAACGGCGCACGAGCGATGAAATCGCGGTGCTGCTCTATGCGTTCATGGACCTGGCACAAATCCTGCCGGATCAGATCGATGCGGTGATCGTGTCCAGCGTGGTGCCGAAGATCATGCATTCGCTGAAGAACGCCATTGTGAAGTACCTGCACCTGGAGCCGCTGATCGTAGGCCCGGGGATCCGGACGGGAATCAGCGTGCAGCTGGACAACCCCCGGTCTGTGGGGGCCGACCGGATCGCAGACTGCGCCGGGGCATATCACACCTATGGCGGGCCGATCCTGGTGGTGGATTTCGGGACGGCCACGACGTATGACTATGTGGATGCGGACGGTGTGTTCCGTGCGGGTGCCATTTCGGTGGGCATCGAGTCGGGAGCGAATGCGCTGTGGGGACGCACGGCACAGCTGCCGGAGGTGGAGATCCGCAAGCCGGAGACGATCCTGGCGCGCAACACCGCAACAGAGATGCAGGCCGGGATCTTCTTCCAGTTTCTGGGGGGCTTCGAGACGACGGTGAAGCAGTACCGGCGGGAGCTGAAGACGGATTTCCGGGTCATTGCGACGGGTGGCCTGGGGCGCGTGATCTGCGGGGCGACGGATATGATCGATGTCTATGACCCGGATCTGATTTTCAAGGGGCTCAAGACGATTTACGACAAGAACCAGGACTGA
- a CDS encoding Cof-type HAD-IIB family hydrolase, with protein MTVKVLAFDLDGTLLRKDQTVDPRTADAIHRAIDAGMHVVLATGRDRAGCEFVYKPLGLDKGENFLALVNGQILYDFANKEYDVDDVLTPEDSVKIQNTCRKYGVEGIFCCGYDFYSYLTTPGRVRKQLRRVISGEPDDYGLKAASDVRTFANLPSRGRVIDKDINKVCMIHSPKFFEKNLPKLREELKAYDLLMVGDNWLEIMPHGVSKASALRKVAEKVGCTMNEVMAFGDAENDIPMLKEAGIGVAMGNAMETAKEAASYVTDTNENNGIGKAIDLVLAGKEDLLRCKDAKAEKTAA; from the coding sequence ATGACCGTCAAAGTCCTGGCCTTCGATCTCGACGGCACGCTGCTGCGCAAAGACCAAACGGTGGATCCGCGCACGGCGGATGCGATTCACCGCGCCATCGACGCAGGCATGCATGTGGTGCTCGCCACCGGTCGTGACCGCGCGGGGTGTGAATTTGTCTACAAGCCCCTGGGGCTGGACAAAGGGGAGAACTTCCTGGCGCTGGTGAACGGCCAGATCCTCTACGACTTTGCGAACAAAGAATACGATGTGGATGATGTCCTGACGCCCGAAGACAGTGTGAAGATCCAGAACACATGCCGGAAATATGGTGTGGAGGGGATCTTCTGCTGCGGGTACGACTTCTACTCCTACCTGACCACGCCCGGGCGGGTGCGCAAGCAGCTGCGCCGCGTGATTTCGGGAGAACCGGATGATTACGGACTCAAGGCTGCCAGCGATGTGCGCACCTTCGCCAACCTGCCCTCCAGGGGGCGGGTGATCGACAAGGATATCAACAAGGTCTGCATGATTCACTCCCCGAAGTTTTTCGAGAAGAATCTCCCGAAGCTGCGGGAAGAGCTCAAGGCGTACGACCTGCTGATGGTGGGCGACAACTGGCTGGAGATCATGCCCCATGGTGTCTCCAAGGCCAGCGCCCTGAGGAAAGTGGCGGAAAAAGTCGGCTGCACGATGAATGAAGTCATGGCCTTCGGCGATGCGGAAAACGACATCCCGATGCTCAAGGAAGCGGGGATCGGGGTGGCCATGGGCAATGCCATGGAGACCGCCAAGGAAGCCGCAAGCTATGTGACGGACACCAATGAAAACAACGGCATTGGCAAAGCTATCGATCTGGTCCTGGCAGGAAAGGAAGACCTGCTGAGGTGCAAAGACGCGAAAGCAGAAAAAACAGCGGCCTGA
- a CDS encoding glycerate kinase, with the protein MNIVVACDSFKGCMSAPEAVRSIEKGIIRANPEHKVHAYPMADGGEGTSEVFARYSKGRLVECSVADAYGKPVTARYCWNEKDKVAIMDAASAIGLNRTPRERRNPMIASSSGVGMLMRDAIDRGAQEIIIGLGGTATNDGGMGLLAEFGAVFYDSSRQILPPCTYSLDRIAFIDKRRCRLPRHVKITVACDVKNHLLGENGATYVFGRQKGLYKTQMVQVDEAMVHYRDKIRQTFHVDMDAQEGSGAAGGIGGLLLSVCGASMVPGIELIMEYSGLEDAIAKADLVITGEGQTDRQTLFGKVPYGVAALARKHQVPCICLSGALGPGYEGMYDAGCIGVFSTADRAMDFSTALRTGKQKLEDLAYSVIRLADGLQAGNARK; encoded by the coding sequence ATGAATATCGTAGTCGCCTGCGACTCCTTCAAAGGATGCATGAGTGCTCCTGAAGCGGTGCGCAGCATAGAAAAAGGAATTATCCGGGCCAACCCGGAACACAAAGTCCACGCCTATCCCATGGCAGATGGCGGCGAAGGCACCTCGGAGGTCTTCGCCCGCTACAGCAAAGGCAGGCTCGTGGAATGCAGCGTGGCGGACGCCTATGGAAAACCCGTCACGGCGAGATACTGCTGGAATGAGAAAGACAAAGTGGCGATCATGGATGCGGCCAGTGCCATTGGTCTGAACCGCACACCGCGGGAACGCCGCAATCCCATGATTGCCAGCAGCAGCGGCGTGGGGATGCTCATGCGGGATGCGATCGACCGCGGAGCCCAGGAGATCATCATCGGGCTCGGCGGCACGGCCACCAACGATGGGGGCATGGGGCTGCTGGCGGAATTCGGGGCGGTGTTCTATGACAGCAGCCGCCAGATCCTGCCCCCCTGCACCTACAGCCTGGACCGCATTGCGTTTATTGACAAACGCCGCTGCCGGCTTCCGCGTCACGTGAAGATCACCGTGGCGTGCGACGTCAAGAACCACCTCCTGGGGGAAAACGGCGCCACCTATGTCTTCGGGCGCCAGAAAGGACTCTACAAAACCCAGATGGTGCAGGTGGACGAAGCCATGGTCCATTACCGCGACAAGATCCGCCAGACTTTCCATGTGGACATGGATGCCCAGGAAGGATCCGGCGCGGCGGGCGGCATTGGCGGTCTGCTTCTGTCGGTTTGCGGTGCCAGCATGGTGCCGGGGATCGAACTGATCATGGAGTACAGCGGCCTGGAGGATGCCATTGCGAAAGCTGACCTTGTGATCACCGGCGAAGGCCAGACCGACCGGCAGACGCTTTTTGGCAAAGTGCCCTACGGTGTGGCTGCGCTGGCCCGAAAGCATCAGGTGCCCTGCATCTGCCTCTCCGGCGCTCTGGGGCCGGGGTATGAAGGGATGTATGATGCCGGGTGCATTGGCGTGTTTTCCACCGCAGACCGGGCCATGGACTTTTCCACCGCCCTGCGCACCGGGAAACAGAAACTGGAAGACCTGGCCTACAGTGTGATCAGGCTCGCTGACGGCCTGCAGGCAGGGAATGCGCGCAAATGA
- the coaBC gene encoding bifunctional phosphopantothenoylcysteine decarboxylase/phosphopantothenate--cysteine ligase CoaBC, translated as MEPKHILIVVTGGIAAYKACDLTSRLSKTGHEIRVVMTEHATKFVTPLTFESLCHRPVLTSLFEDHPEDPIAHVNLAKWADVVCVVPATANIIGKIAHGIADDLASTVCLAAYRKRILCPAMNVHMYENEAVQDNLRVLRNRGWEILEPVSGLLACQDEGKGKLPPVETIAETVLSSLHDKPLAGKRVVVTAGPTQEALDPVRFISNHSTGKQGYAIARAARNLGAETVLITGPVSLAAPSEMEVVPVVSAREMFEAVKARQDADIFVLAAAVSDFRPKVVSDQKIKKRDAALVTELEPNPDILAWLGEHKRPGQKLVGFAMETQNLEENARHKLEAKHCNLLVANDLFVPGAGFGTDTNVVLFITPEKTRRLEKTTKEDLGYRILEEAAGC; from the coding sequence ATGGAACCCAAGCATATTCTGATTGTCGTGACGGGCGGGATCGCGGCGTACAAAGCCTGCGATCTGACAAGCCGGCTGTCGAAGACCGGACATGAGATCCGGGTGGTGATGACGGAACACGCCACGAAGTTTGTCACGCCTCTCACCTTTGAGTCCCTCTGTCACAGGCCGGTGCTGACATCGCTGTTCGAAGACCACCCGGAGGATCCCATCGCGCATGTGAATCTCGCGAAGTGGGCAGATGTGGTGTGTGTGGTGCCGGCAACGGCGAACATCATCGGCAAGATCGCCCACGGAATCGCGGATGACCTGGCAAGCACCGTGTGTCTGGCTGCATACCGCAAGCGCATCCTGTGTCCGGCGATGAATGTGCATATGTATGAAAACGAGGCGGTGCAGGACAACCTGCGGGTGCTCAGAAACCGGGGCTGGGAGATCCTGGAACCGGTGAGCGGTCTGCTGGCGTGTCAGGATGAAGGCAAGGGCAAGCTGCCGCCGGTGGAAACCATTGCGGAGACGGTGCTTTCTTCGCTGCATGACAAGCCCCTGGCGGGAAAGCGCGTGGTGGTCACTGCCGGCCCGACGCAGGAGGCGCTGGATCCCGTGCGGTTCATTTCCAATCACTCGACGGGTAAGCAGGGGTATGCGATCGCCCGGGCGGCGCGAAATCTCGGGGCAGAGACGGTGCTCATTACCGGTCCGGTGTCTCTGGCGGCTCCTTCGGAGATGGAGGTCGTGCCGGTGGTTTCGGCGCGGGAGATGTTCGAGGCGGTGAAAGCCCGTCAGGATGCGGACATTTTTGTGCTGGCGGCGGCAGTGTCGGATTTCCGGCCGAAGGTCGTATCGGATCAGAAGATCAAGAAACGGGATGCGGCGCTGGTGACGGAGCTGGAACCCAATCCGGATATTCTGGCGTGGCTGGGGGAACACAAGCGGCCGGGGCAGAAGCTGGTGGGCTTCGCGATGGAAACCCAGAATCTGGAGGAAAATGCCAGGCACAAGCTGGAGGCCAAGCACTGCAATCTGCTGGTGGCCAATGACCTGTTTGTGCCGGGGGCCGGATTCGGGACGGATACAAATGTGGTGCTGTTCATTACGCCGGAAAAAACACGGCGGCTGGAAAAGACCACGAAGGAGGATCTGGGATACAGGATCCTGGAGGAGGCAGCAGGATGTTGA
- a CDS encoding helix-turn-helix domain-containing protein → MREKRKKKPLNVQIGLRIKECRLNRNMTQEHVSELPDVTRQYVSGLERGVTALLLQHSSTCAKPWIPAPTTFCWANGQVPTRCSMPGSISSRMSKRRRSWTPSKTSHSLRNCPGSKKISALKTEAVCFMPCSLY, encoded by the coding sequence ATGCGAGAGAAAAGAAAGAAAAAACCGCTCAATGTGCAGATTGGCCTGCGGATCAAGGAGTGCCGCCTCAACCGGAACATGACACAGGAACATGTATCGGAACTGCCCGATGTGACCAGACAGTATGTTTCCGGCCTGGAACGCGGTGTAACAGCGCTTCTGTTGCAACACTCATCCACCTGTGCAAAACCCTGGATACCAGCACCGACTACATTCTGCTGGGCAAACGGCCAAGTCCCGACTCGGTGCTCAATGCCCGGTTCAATCAGTTCACGGATGAGCAAAAGGAGAAGATCCTGGACACCATCGAAGACGTCGCACAGTCTGCGAAACTGCCCGGGCAGCAAAAAAATCTCCGCCCTGAAGACGGAGGCCGTTTGTTTTATGCCGTGTTCGCTATACTGA
- a CDS encoding histidine phosphatase family protein, which yields METGREKTPQVATRHKRLILIRHGQTEFNTQHRLQGWSDSPLTEEGKRQMARSGLELKHMGVQPDVIWCSDLGRAVESAGIVLPYAQRMALPALREYSFGEFDGKPGADAPGWDELPAYGAEDLAEARDRLAKAIGYVLSKTPDGETAVGITHGIAASLILTFAECDQQPEWFQNGCLLIFDWDGEILRLQEIRNNEHGKE from the coding sequence ATGGAAACAGGCAGAGAAAAAACGCCTCAAGTCGCAACGAGACACAAACGGCTGATCCTGATCCGTCACGGACAGACCGAATTCAACACACAGCACAGACTCCAGGGCTGGAGCGATTCACCGCTGACGGAGGAAGGGAAGCGGCAGATGGCCCGTTCCGGGCTGGAACTGAAGCACATGGGTGTGCAGCCGGACGTGATCTGGTGCAGCGACCTGGGTCGGGCTGTGGAGTCTGCGGGTATTGTGCTGCCGTATGCACAGCGCATGGCCCTGCCGGCGCTGCGGGAGTATTCCTTCGGGGAGTTCGACGGAAAACCCGGAGCGGATGCACCGGGCTGGGATGAACTCCCGGCTTATGGAGCCGAGGACCTGGCAGAGGCCAGGGACCGGCTGGCCAAAGCCATTGGCTATGTCCTGTCCAAAACCCCGGATGGCGAAACGGCGGTGGGGATCACCCATGGCATTGCGGCGAGTCTCATTCTTACCTTTGCAGAGTGTGACCAGCAGCCCGAATGGTTCCAGAACGGGTGCCTGCTGATCTTTGACTGGGACGGTGAAATTCTGCGGCTGCAGGAGATCCGGAACAATGAACACGGTAAAGAATAA